The following proteins are encoded in a genomic region of Reichenbachiella sp.:
- a CDS encoding FKBP-type peptidyl-prolyl cis-trans isomerase, whose protein sequence is MKNYKFQVLSNINILVVGMVLLSSCFEESEYEKQQKESDLQIKTYLQNNNIEAQKADNGIYYKMLTTNESGTSPKPGEVMMVKYEMKTLDGYIVEQFTADSSLIRYGNSGVIPIGFNYGIDVMHTGEKIRAFIPSYLAYNSFAGKDEFGPNTNFILDIELLDISTEDKIYKTQIDQIEAYITQEGLGDITPTTSGLYFSSLEPGDGEEAKTYHIATLHYTRKYLDGSIIQETEENDPLVVSLGTNQLVKGFREGVLKMREGEKALLIMPSELAFGASVKVIPASVREELYQSGHISSLVDAYQIVQYEVELLELN, encoded by the coding sequence ATGAAAAATTATAAATTTCAAGTTCTATCTAACATCAATATTTTAGTAGTGGGAATGGTATTGTTGAGTAGTTGTTTTGAAGAATCTGAATATGAAAAGCAGCAAAAAGAAAGCGACTTGCAAATCAAAACCTATCTTCAAAATAACAACATCGAAGCCCAAAAAGCTGACAATGGCATTTATTATAAAATGCTCACAACCAATGAATCCGGCACATCACCAAAGCCAGGTGAAGTCATGATGGTGAAGTATGAAATGAAAACTTTGGACGGCTATATCGTGGAGCAATTCACAGCAGATTCTAGTTTGATCAGGTATGGCAACAGTGGTGTAATCCCGATAGGATTCAATTATGGTATTGATGTGATGCATACCGGAGAGAAAATCCGTGCATTCATTCCTTCCTATTTGGCTTACAATTCTTTCGCAGGAAAGGATGAGTTCGGACCGAATACCAATTTTATATTGGATATCGAACTTCTAGACATTTCTACGGAGGATAAAATCTATAAAACTCAAATTGATCAAATAGAAGCTTATATCACGCAGGAAGGTTTAGGCGATATCACTCCTACCACGTCAGGCTTGTACTTCAGTTCACTTGAGCCAGGTGACGGAGAAGAGGCAAAAACCTATCATATTGCCACTCTACATTATACCAGAAAGTATCTCGATGGCAGCATCATTCAGGAAACTGAAGAGAATGACCCGCTTGTGGTAAGCCTCGGCACCAATCAATTGGTAAAAGGTTTCAGAGAAGGCGTATTGAAAATGAGAGAGGGCGAAAAAGCGTTGCTAATCATGCCGTCCGAGTTAGCTTTTGGCGCAAGCGTAAAGGTAATCCCAGCCTCCGTAAGAGAAGAGCTATATCAGAGCGGACATATTTCTTCGCTCGTTGACGCCTACCAAATTGTACAATACGAAGTGGAACTTCTTGAGTTGAACTGA
- the mnmE gene encoding tRNA uridine-5-carboxymethylaminomethyl(34) synthesis GTPase MnmE translates to MNDTIVALATAPGVGAIAVIRLSGDDCLSVVSPLFSGKKLENQASHTVHFGNLMDGNTIVDEVLISLFVAPHSFTKENSVEISCHGSPYIVNRIIQLLVKSGARLAEPGEFTQRAYLNGRFDLAQAEAVADLIASENEAAHATALNQMRGGISNEIKNLREKLVHFASMIELELDFSEEDVEFASREELKSLIEKIDVVLVQLIDSFQLGNVIKNGVPVVIVGKPNAGKSTLLNALLEEEKAIVSDIAGTTRDIIEDELNIRGVKFRFIDTAGLRETKDQIEAIGVERAEQKMQEASLIMYLFDLSTESLDTIRSTEEMLMEKGKPYILVGNKLDKIGEEETSLKSNEHYVSISAKSKTGVDQLKELIWNKSQMDNFQPGNVVVTNSRHYQSLVNTQNSLHDVLRGIDNQITNDFLAQDIRHALHFLGEITGEITTDDLLANIFSKFCIGK, encoded by the coding sequence ATGAATGATACTATAGTTGCACTGGCGACTGCCCCTGGGGTAGGCGCCATCGCTGTGATTCGCTTGTCAGGCGATGATTGCCTTTCTGTTGTTTCACCTTTATTCTCAGGTAAGAAGCTAGAAAATCAGGCTTCCCATACGGTTCATTTTGGCAATTTGATGGATGGCAACACGATCGTGGACGAAGTACTGATCTCTTTGTTTGTGGCACCTCATTCCTTTACTAAGGAAAACAGTGTTGAGATTTCGTGTCATGGCTCTCCGTACATCGTCAATAGAATCATCCAACTGCTCGTGAAGTCAGGCGCTAGATTGGCAGAGCCTGGTGAGTTTACACAGCGGGCGTATCTCAATGGCCGTTTTGATTTGGCGCAAGCCGAAGCAGTAGCGGATCTGATTGCCTCAGAAAACGAAGCCGCCCATGCTACGGCATTAAACCAGATGCGTGGGGGTATTTCTAACGAGATCAAGAATCTAAGAGAAAAGCTGGTTCATTTTGCCTCCATGATCGAGCTGGAATTAGACTTCTCAGAAGAGGATGTAGAATTTGCTAGCAGAGAAGAGCTGAAGTCGCTGATAGAAAAAATAGACGTGGTGCTGGTTCAGTTGATTGACAGTTTTCAATTGGGGAACGTGATAAAAAATGGCGTACCAGTAGTAATAGTAGGCAAACCCAATGCAGGAAAATCTACTTTACTCAACGCATTGCTCGAAGAGGAGAAAGCCATTGTTTCGGATATTGCTGGTACGACTAGAGATATCATCGAAGATGAACTGAATATACGGGGCGTTAAATTTAGGTTCATTGACACGGCAGGCTTGCGCGAAACCAAAGATCAAATAGAAGCAATCGGCGTAGAGCGGGCTGAACAAAAGATGCAGGAAGCATCGTTGATCATGTACTTATTCGACCTATCTACGGAATCCCTGGATACGATTCGATCGACTGAAGAGATGTTGATGGAAAAGGGCAAACCATACATTTTAGTTGGTAATAAATTGGATAAGATAGGTGAGGAAGAGACCTCTTTGAAAAGTAATGAACATTATGTTTCCATTTCTGCCAAATCAAAAACAGGCGTTGATCAACTCAAAGAGTTAATTTGGAATAAGAGCCAGATGGATAATTTTCAGCCAGGAAATGTAGTAGTAACCAACTCCCGCCATTACCAAAGCTTGGTCAATACCCAAAACTCTTTGCACGATGTACTCAGAGGTATTGACAACCAAATAACCAACGACTTCCTTGCCCAAGATATCCGTCATGCCTTACACTTCTTGGGTGAGATCACTGGTGAGATCACTACCGATGATCTGCTGGCCAATATCTTTTCGAAGTTTTGTATCGGAAAGTAA
- a CDS encoding two-component regulator propeller domain-containing protein gives MRLICVVFSLLLYYAPHVSVATQIDTLQINYLGQEEGIKQLNVQKIVQDDLDYLWFSTEDGLHRFNGLQLKVFTSNPLDSLSIPDDHNRGLLIVDDTLWVASNSRGIFALDLRTEQFVTPFDELSNVISYQVFSLGDTHLLFSLSDVFYVLDRKSRDLTQIQLPRNKSENYVKDVLPLGDNNYMIATLSSGLLTFDLSELKITKQTKLGDFSHNALVIHQDQLFVGTDEGFFSLNVQGLDQKEQISDQLINCIYVDNGNEILLGTKDGLSTYSLKNDTYTQQVFKDQSGHVYYPVEIEAIYGDNKGNFWFGTAGEGLHHFNRYQKKFKTISLSVPEYSKDTKLSTFQLLPGKDSVLWLGTSFNVLKYNLRHGEVKHYTEFPESLIYTLKKDSNGDIWCGGFDGTGLLKYNENSDQFERATINNSENDKTVIEIQPLSKSRLLYATWSSGIFIYDLETQETEEFQIDGEQINRARISFVDSKKNLWLGSDQGAFMIEQMGKGRVYRFDSEGLDSMVITSNRIFGINEDSKGNIWLGTSTGLTKVSPDSHRTKRYYAQEGFPNDFVYGVLIDQMDHVWVSTNQGISKLNPTTGVFLSYSQKDGLQNDEFNGKAAYQDDNEYFYFGGVEGINVFDPQNINANPYQPKVHLESVEVFSQPLDVNGLYTDAYTFKSEEKVLSFQYATTNFLNPKKVNYSFFMEGFDANWRPATKSQSTTYTNLPPGQYKFRIRATNDNGTWGTHERAVDVIIVPPWYATWWFRITAALLIGLFISLFFLYKYYSLKRNKAMLEKVVMERTNELSESLELSNAQKDSIQFLMRELKHRVKNNLQIISSLLSLQAVQLKDDQAVESLNSAKNRISNISYLENMMDSEKEHIQVDVFTRGICENVMRLISADEIQTFTVKYDLKPAKVVNFNITIYGLIINELLTNTSKYAFSEWNENNVLQISCEARENHLELVIADNGKGYNPDEVKNTSLGLDLVKDMVHQLKGTIAIENKEGIRNVITIPIENE, from the coding sequence TTGAGGTTAATTTGTGTTGTATTTAGTCTTCTGTTGTATTATGCGCCGCATGTATCGGTTGCAACGCAGATAGACACGCTTCAAATCAATTATCTTGGACAAGAGGAAGGTATTAAGCAACTTAATGTCCAGAAGATTGTTCAGGATGATCTCGACTATCTGTGGTTTTCCACCGAAGATGGTCTTCACCGATTCAACGGCTTACAGCTTAAAGTATTTACAAGCAATCCTCTCGATAGTCTAAGCATTCCGGATGACCATAATCGGGGTCTTTTGATAGTAGATGATACCCTTTGGGTAGCATCCAATTCAAGAGGAATATTTGCTCTAGATCTAAGGACGGAACAATTTGTTACTCCCTTTGATGAATTGTCCAATGTCATTTCTTATCAAGTTTTTTCACTTGGTGATACCCATTTGTTGTTTTCATTATCGGATGTGTTTTATGTTTTAGATAGAAAATCGAGGGACCTAACTCAAATCCAATTACCAAGAAATAAATCGGAGAACTATGTGAAGGATGTACTACCTCTGGGTGACAATAATTATATGATCGCTACTTTGAGTTCTGGTCTTTTAACCTTTGATCTATCGGAGCTAAAAATCACGAAACAAACCAAATTAGGAGACTTTTCGCATAATGCTCTTGTCATTCATCAGGATCAATTGTTTGTTGGGACGGACGAAGGGTTCTTTTCATTGAATGTGCAAGGTCTTGACCAAAAGGAGCAAATAAGTGATCAACTGATCAACTGCATTTATGTTGACAATGGCAATGAGATACTGTTGGGTACCAAGGATGGTTTGAGTACTTATAGCCTTAAAAATGACACATATACCCAGCAGGTGTTCAAAGATCAATCTGGTCATGTCTATTATCCTGTGGAGATTGAGGCAATTTATGGAGATAATAAAGGAAATTTTTGGTTTGGAACAGCTGGTGAGGGACTCCACCATTTCAACAGGTATCAAAAGAAATTTAAGACAATCAGTCTGAGTGTGCCTGAGTATTCGAAAGACACTAAACTCAGCACCTTTCAGTTGCTTCCGGGAAAAGACTCAGTCCTATGGCTGGGCACCTCATTCAATGTGCTGAAATATAATCTGCGTCATGGCGAAGTGAAGCATTATACCGAATTTCCAGAATCTCTGATCTACACTTTAAAGAAGGATTCTAATGGTGATATCTGGTGTGGAGGATTTGATGGAACCGGCTTATTGAAATACAATGAAAATTCTGATCAATTTGAAAGAGCGACAATTAACAATAGCGAAAACGATAAGACTGTAATTGAGATTCAGCCACTCTCAAAAAGTCGCTTGTTGTATGCCACCTGGTCGAGTGGAATTTTCATTTATGATTTGGAAACGCAAGAAACAGAAGAGTTTCAAATTGATGGAGAACAAATAAATAGAGCCAGGATTTCTTTTGTAGACAGTAAGAAGAATTTGTGGTTGGGATCCGATCAGGGTGCATTTATGATTGAGCAAATGGGAAAAGGACGAGTTTATCGATTTGACTCTGAAGGGTTGGACTCTATGGTAATTACGAGTAATAGAATTTTTGGTATTAATGAAGATTCCAAAGGTAATATCTGGTTGGGCACCAGTACAGGACTGACTAAAGTATCACCGGACTCTCATCGCACCAAAAGGTATTATGCACAAGAAGGTTTTCCAAATGACTTTGTTTACGGCGTATTGATTGATCAAATGGATCATGTTTGGGTAAGCACCAATCAAGGGATTTCAAAGTTGAACCCAACGACCGGGGTCTTTTTGTCTTACTCTCAGAAGGATGGCTTGCAGAATGATGAATTTAATGGGAAGGCGGCCTATCAGGATGACAATGAATATTTCTATTTTGGTGGAGTGGAAGGGATCAATGTTTTTGATCCTCAAAATATAAATGCCAATCCCTATCAGCCCAAAGTTCATTTGGAATCTGTAGAGGTTTTTAGCCAGCCATTAGATGTGAATGGCCTCTATACAGATGCATACACTTTTAAGAGTGAGGAGAAAGTACTGAGCTTTCAGTATGCAACCACCAATTTTTTAAATCCGAAAAAAGTGAATTATAGCTTTTTTATGGAGGGGTTTGATGCTAATTGGCGACCGGCTACCAAAAGCCAGAGTACCACTTATACCAACTTACCGCCTGGGCAGTACAAATTCAGAATTAGAGCTACGAATGACAATGGTACTTGGGGAACACACGAGCGCGCGGTAGATGTAATTATTGTGCCGCCGTGGTATGCGACTTGGTGGTTTAGAATTACAGCTGCATTGCTGATTGGTTTGTTCATCTCACTTTTTTTCTTGTATAAATATTATAGTCTGAAAAGGAATAAGGCAATGCTCGAAAAGGTGGTGATGGAAAGAACCAATGAATTGAGTGAATCTCTTGAATTGTCAAACGCTCAAAAAGACAGTATTCAATTTTTAATGCGAGAATTGAAGCACAGAGTTAAAAACAATTTACAAATCATCTCAAGTTTATTGAGTTTGCAGGCCGTTCAATTGAAGGACGATCAAGCAGTGGAGAGTCTCAATTCAGCCAAAAATCGTATTTCAAACATTTCTTATTTAGAGAATATGATGGACTCTGAAAAGGAACATATTCAGGTAGATGTGTTTACCAGAGGAATATGTGAGAACGTAATGCGTTTAATATCAGCTGATGAGATACAAACCTTTACAGTGAAATATGATTTGAAACCAGCCAAGGTGGTCAATTTTAATATTACCATTTATGGGTTGATTATCAACGAGTTGCTGACCAATACAAGTAAGTATGCTTTTTCAGAATGGAATGAAAACAACGTTTTGCAAATTAGCTGTGAAGCAAGAGAAAATCATCTTGAACTAGTGATAGCGGATAACGGAAAAGGATATAACCCAGACGAGGTTAAGAATACATCCTTAGGACTTGATTTGGTGAAAGACATGGTACACCAACTGAAGGGAACCATAGCCATTGAGAATAAAGAAGGAATTCGAAACGTAATTACAATACCAATAGAAAATGAGTAA
- a CDS encoding response regulator: protein MSKLNILLIEDEAIIAKDIKVTLEAKDYADVDVALNVDMAREKFGSSDYDMIISDINLNASIDGIELVKELCEIRKVPVVYLSAYADENTIKKAETSSPYAYLLKLSRPEIS from the coding sequence ATGAGTAAACTGAATATTTTATTGATAGAGGACGAGGCAATAATTGCGAAGGATATAAAAGTAACTCTAGAGGCTAAAGACTATGCGGATGTAGATGTAGCGCTGAATGTTGATATGGCAAGAGAAAAATTTGGCTCTAGCGATTATGACATGATCATCTCCGATATTAACCTCAATGCAAGTATCGATGGGATAGAATTGGTGAAGGAACTTTGTGAAATAAGAAAGGTGCCAGTCGTTTATTTATCAGCTTATGCAGACGAAAACACAATCAAAAAGGCCGAAACTTCATCTCCCTATGCTTATTTGTTAAAGCTGTCTCGTCCTGAAATAAGTTGA
- a CDS encoding IS3 family transposase (programmed frameshift), with amino-acid sequence MKDEKRSSLGGKKRTQRDYNMGFKLAVVSEVEKGEMTYKQAQKTYGIQGRSTVLVWLRRYGKLDWSHPKQHFMASPKSKETPAQKIKRLERELSDERLKNEILNMMIDISDKEHGTSIRKKGITQTIWRIREEKHVSLSRSCRLFGISRQAVYQSIQRSKQRAEELSRIKPLVQKVRMQMPRLGTRKLYHSLKGEFDRQNIKVGRDALFNYLRAEHLLIKPKKNYTKTTNSKHWLRKYPNLLKDRKAIRPEEVFVSDITYIKSRERTHYLSLVTDAYSRKIMGYHLSDDMSAEHVVKALKVAVKNRKTTQTLIHHSDRGLQYCSTLYQSELSNHQITPSMTDGYDCYQNALAERVNGILKGEFLIHKCNTGQELKILIKESIDTYNNQRPHLSLNYKTPNFIHEKTCEYQSTGFT; translated from the exons ATGAAAGACGAGAAGCGCAGTTCTTTAGGAGGGAAAAAGCGCACCCAGCGCGACTACAACATGGGCTTTAAACTGGCGGTTGTATCTGAAGTGGAAAAAGGCGAAATGACCTACAAGCAAGCCCAAAAAACTTATGGTATACAAGGAAGGAGTACAGTTTTGGTTTGGTTACGCAGATATGGTAAATTAGACTGGAGTCACCCGAAGCAACACTTTATGGCCTCACCTAAATCAAAAGAGACACCAGCACAGAAGATCAAGCGATTAGAACGTGAATTATCTGATGAGCGATTGAAGAATGAGATTCTTAATATGATGATTGACATCTCAGACAAAGAACACGGAACTTCAATCAGAAAAAAGG GGATTACCCAAACAATCTGGCGCATCCGAGAAGAAAAGCACGTGAGTCTCTCACGTAGCTGTCGACTGTTTGGGATTAGTAGACAGGCGGTTTATCAATCAATACAGAGATCTAAGCAAAGAGCAGAAGAACTCTCCAGGATCAAACCCCTTGTCCAAAAGGTAAGGATGCAAATGCCCCGACTGGGCACGCGGAAGCTGTACCATTCATTGAAAGGTGAATTTGACCGGCAAAACATAAAAGTGGGTAGAGATGCTTTGTTCAACTATTTAAGAGCCGAACACCTGCTCATCAAGCCAAAGAAGAATTATACAAAAACTACCAACAGTAAGCATTGGTTGAGAAAATACCCCAACCTATTGAAGGATCGGAAAGCTATTCGCCCTGAAGAAGTTTTTGTCAGTGATATTACTTACATCAAAAGTAGGGAGCGAACCCATTACCTCTCTTTGGTCACAGATGCATATAGTAGAAAGATTATGGGCTATCACCTCAGTGATGACATGAGTGCTGAACACGTGGTCAAAGCACTGAAAGTTGCTGTCAAAAACAGAAAAACAACCCAAACGCTTATTCATCATTCCGATAGAGGATTACAATATTGCTCCACTCTTTATCAGTCTGAGCTTAGTAATCATCAAATCACCCCATCTATGACCGATGGGTATGACTGCTATCAAAATGCACTAGCAGAAAGAGTTAATGGTATCCTAAAGGGGGAGTTCCTCATTCATAAATGCAATACTGGCCAAGAATTGAAAATACTGATCAAAGAGTCAATAGATACCTACAACAATCAAAGACCTCATCTAAGTCTCAACTATAAAACACCTAACTTTATACATGAAAAAACCTGTGAATATCAATCCACAGGTTTTACTTAA
- a CDS encoding helix-turn-helix transcriptional regulator, with protein sequence MTINLAILNSSKEHTEVEFNKKNVELLNSLTKREQEILFVLASGKPSKETGDMLHIATSTVEKHKQNIKEKLQLKTIGELVNFALSTKTVSLD encoded by the coding sequence TTGACCATTAATTTGGCTATTCTCAACTCAAGCAAAGAACATACGGAGGTTGAGTTTAACAAGAAGAATGTTGAACTTCTGAATTCTCTGACTAAAAGGGAACAGGAGATTCTATTTGTGCTGGCTTCGGGCAAGCCAAGTAAAGAGACTGGAGACATGCTTCATATTGCCACTTCTACGGTTGAGAAGCATAAACAAAACATTAAAGAAAAACTTCAACTTAAAACAATAGGCGAGCTGGTTAATTTTGCTCTGTCAACAAAAACGGTAAGCTTAGACTAA
- a CDS encoding RNA-binding S4 domain-containing protein, whose translation MESFKLRPDEEYIELNNLLKTFGWVATGGEAKIRIDNGEVIVNGEVETRRRKKMKVGDQVEFEGQKGKVE comes from the coding sequence ATGGAATCATTCAAACTACGACCAGACGAAGAATACATTGAGCTCAACAATCTATTGAAGACCTTTGGCTGGGTAGCCACAGGAGGGGAGGCCAAAATCAGAATAGACAATGGTGAAGTGATCGTGAATGGAGAGGTAGAAACTCGCCGAAGAAAAAAAATGAAGGTCGGAGATCAGGTAGAGTTTGAAGGTCAGAAAGGAAAAGTAGAATAA
- a CDS encoding DUF3817 domain-containing protein, whose amino-acid sequence MELKTPIGRLRLLAVLEGISYLLFTITMPLKYMLDIREPNFYVGMAHGWLFILYGIFCLQNIYIHKWGMKTSALALIASLIPFGTFYADVKIFKPVAQNY is encoded by the coding sequence ATGGAATTGAAAACACCGATTGGTAGGTTGAGATTGTTGGCTGTGTTAGAGGGGATCAGCTACCTGTTATTTACCATTACCATGCCGCTTAAATACATGCTCGATATTCGTGAACCTAATTTTTACGTGGGGATGGCTCATGGCTGGCTATTTATCCTTTACGGAATTTTCTGTTTGCAAAATATCTATATCCATAAGTGGGGGATGAAAACATCTGCATTGGCTTTGATCGCATCTTTGATTCCTTTCGGGACTTTTTATGCGGATGTAAAAATCTTTAAGCCAGTAGCACAAAATTATTGA
- a CDS encoding gluconate 2-dehydrogenase subunit 3 family protein, translated as MNRRDILKSVGLIVGGTVIGADAFLLNGCTFSEEQVGLLSSKQIKLLEEIAETILPHSEKSPGAKDAKVGPFIDRIVSDFYTTQEQQVFLEALTKFKELDFESLKQKEKEAILLKEEKYIEKNDQYTFTNQETGESFETRQPYVMIKQLSIWAYLSSEVVAKNNFNYLPIPGKYTGCVDVEADTKPIYWKQGSRGAFRKI; from the coding sequence ATGAATAGACGTGATATATTAAAATCTGTAGGACTGATCGTGGGTGGTACGGTGATTGGCGCGGATGCGTTTTTACTGAATGGTTGTACGTTCTCCGAAGAGCAGGTAGGACTCTTGTCGAGCAAACAAATCAAGCTGCTCGAAGAAATAGCCGAAACCATATTGCCTCATTCAGAAAAATCACCGGGAGCAAAAGACGCCAAAGTGGGGCCTTTCATTGATAGAATCGTGAGTGATTTCTATACTACCCAAGAGCAGCAAGTATTCTTAGAAGCCCTAACTAAATTCAAGGAGTTGGATTTTGAATCTCTCAAGCAAAAAGAAAAAGAAGCCATTCTATTGAAGGAAGAAAAATACATAGAGAAAAACGACCAATACACATTTACCAATCAAGAAACTGGCGAGTCATTCGAAACTCGACAGCCTTACGTGATGATCAAGCAATTGTCTATCTGGGCTTACTTGTCATCTGAGGTTGTAGCCAAGAATAATTTCAACTATCTGCCCATACCGGGCAAGTATACAGGATGTGTGGATGTAGAAGCCGACACCAAACCTATTTATTGGAAGCAAGGCTCAAGAGGAGCGTTCAGAAAGATTTAA
- a CDS encoding GMC family oxidoreductase: MIQKDSTAFNINSNKANHFDAIVVGSGMSGGWAAKEFTEKGFNTLVLERGRNIEHGDYPTATMEPWTDPHGMAMDPQVIADNPVVGKCYAFTKEHEHHFVKDKEHPYIQIKPFDWIRGYQVGGKSLMWARQVQRWSDLDFEANAKDGHGIDWPIRYADLAPWYSYVEKFIGISGNRDGLDQIPDGEFLPPFDMNCVEKDIKKTIEGAFPSRNVVIGRSANITQRHNERGPCMARNRCARGCPFGGYYSANSSTLPAAKKTGFMTLRPHSVVHSIIYDDAKRKAIGVRVIDANTKETIEYFSKVIFLNAGTVNTTAILLNSKSNTFQEGLGNESDVLGRYLMDHDFRGHARGRIEGYEDSYYKGHRPTGLYMPRFRNYKNDKQQSFLRGYAYQLGASRWTGNWKPGDPTIGSDFKDKLTEFGSWGMGMGPMGEQLPYAENRITLNKEQTDDWGVPLVEVDAEFKDNENVMLEDALNNAAEMMEAFGCKDVSTGIDPKWNVGLGIHEMGTARMGHSPKDSVLNKFNQIHNAKNVFVSDGACMTSSACQNPSLTYMAITARASNYAIDELKKGNL; encoded by the coding sequence ATGATCCAAAAAGATAGCACCGCGTTCAACATCAATTCCAACAAAGCCAATCACTTCGATGCCATTGTAGTAGGCTCTGGGATGAGTGGTGGCTGGGCAGCCAAAGAGTTTACCGAAAAGGGATTCAACACACTCGTACTAGAGCGAGGCAGGAATATCGAACACGGCGACTATCCCACTGCCACTATGGAACCCTGGACCGATCCCCACGGCATGGCCATGGATCCACAAGTGATAGCAGACAATCCCGTGGTTGGGAAATGTTATGCTTTTACCAAGGAGCATGAGCATCACTTTGTGAAAGACAAAGAACATCCCTATATTCAAATCAAACCGTTTGACTGGATCAGAGGCTATCAGGTGGGTGGCAAATCACTCATGTGGGCCCGACAAGTACAGCGCTGGAGCGACTTGGATTTTGAAGCCAACGCCAAAGACGGGCATGGCATTGACTGGCCTATTCGCTATGCGGACTTGGCACCGTGGTATAGCTACGTTGAGAAATTTATCGGCATTAGCGGTAATAGAGATGGACTAGATCAAATCCCTGATGGAGAGTTTCTTCCGCCCTTCGATATGAACTGCGTGGAGAAAGACATCAAAAAAACCATCGAAGGTGCTTTCCCTTCACGGAATGTAGTGATTGGCAGATCGGCCAACATCACCCAGCGACACAATGAACGAGGACCTTGTATGGCAAGAAATCGATGTGCACGGGGTTGTCCTTTTGGCGGCTATTACAGCGCCAACAGCTCTACCCTACCTGCGGCTAAGAAAACTGGATTCATGACGCTGAGACCGCATTCGGTAGTGCATTCTATCATTTACGATGATGCGAAACGCAAAGCCATTGGTGTACGAGTGATCGATGCCAATACCAAAGAAACGATCGAATACTTCAGCAAGGTGATATTCTTGAATGCAGGAACTGTAAACACAACAGCTATACTTCTTAATTCAAAATCAAACACCTTTCAAGAGGGTCTAGGCAATGAAAGTGATGTACTTGGTCGATACTTGATGGATCACGATTTTAGAGGACATGCACGTGGCAGAATCGAAGGCTATGAGGACAGCTATTATAAGGGACATCGTCCGACGGGGCTATACATGCCAAGATTTCGAAATTATAAAAACGACAAACAGCAAAGTTTCCTAAGGGGCTATGCTTATCAGTTGGGTGCCAGTCGTTGGACTGGCAATTGGAAACCAGGCGATCCAACAATCGGCTCTGACTTCAAGGACAAGCTCACTGAATTTGGTTCCTGGGGCATGGGCATGGGCCCTATGGGAGAGCAACTGCCCTATGCTGAAAATAGAATTACCTTGAACAAAGAACAAACAGACGACTGGGGTGTACCGCTTGTCGAAGTAGATGCTGAGTTTAAAGACAATGAAAACGTGATGCTCGAAGATGCGCTCAACAATGCTGCGGAAATGATGGAGGCCTTCGGTTGCAAAGACGTAAGCACAGGTATTGACCCAAAATGGAATGTTGGACTGGGTATCCATGAGATGGGTACGGCACGTATGGGGCATAGTCCCAAAGACTCTGTATTGAATAAATTCAATCAGATTCACAATGCAAAGAACGTATTCGTATCGGACGGCGCATGTATGACATCGTCGGCCTGTCAGAATCCGTCGCTGACCTATATGGCGATTACCGCAAGGGCATCCAACTATGCCATAGACGAATTGAAAAAAGGAAACCTATAA